TTAGAAAAAGGGTGTAAACTTTATGTTCTTGTCTGTGCTTTTGGGTTTCATGAGGTTTTTGTTACACTACCTATATAATTAACAGTGTTATCATCCCAGGCCCGAAATGTTTCATAAGACGCTTTTCGTACAAGGATATAAAGATGGCAACAGACGGTTTTCACAGAATAGTTTACACGAATTCCCATGGGGCTGCTTATAAGGCAAGATTTCAAGATGGTGAGGTTGCTTTGGTGAAAGAAATACAGGCTCTTAATCTAGAAAAAGATGCCTTCTATAGAGAAATTCAGCTACTGGGGCGTTTGCATCACCGCCATCTTCTTGCACTACAAGGTTTTTCTACAGGACGTAAGAGGTTCAAATATCAACTCTCAATCTCTCATGACATTGTGAAACAAAAGGGAATATAGATGACTTCataaatattctaaaaaattcataCTCAACGAAaatgattgaatttgaaattcatacCTACTTGTAATGTTTATGGGAATTTCCTTCATAACTAATTGTTTAAACTAAAGCTTCTCTGTTTATGTGAGTGCATGTGTGTGTGACAGAGTTACAGAAGCATATTTGTGTGTCTATCCATTTGATGCTCTAAAAGATGCGGATTAGTATTCAATaagattttttgtttcatttaggTAAGAAATTGAACTGTGtcgtgaaataaaaataagttgtttttaACACATTCAGCGCGTCCATAATTTCCAGATTAGATGAAAATTGTTGCATTCCTTCTCTGCttctaatatatattatttatttttggatcTTTGCTTAAAATCTTTGCAGATTGCTAGTATTTGACAACATAGAAAATGGAAGCTTGAAAGAACATCTTAACGGTATTCCTTTGAGCATAACTTGTACATGAAAACTTGTCTATGATAGCTAATCATATCATAAACTAACGGCCCTCAGCAGATCCTCTTAAGACTCCCTTGGACTGGAAGACGAGGCTGCAAATAGCAATCGGAGTGGCAGCTGCACTGGTATGTTTTAAAGACAAGCTAGGTTGTGACTTGTACACAGAAAAATCTTATCAAATGATATTTCTTTTGCCCCTTTAGACTTCTGTATCCTAGCTACGGTCTCAGGTTAATTGGATCATTAGGGAACATTGACATTATGGAATAGATCCTGTAAGCATACAAAATATTCTAACAAGTAGTTAAAGCTCGCATCCtgattattgttaatataaaCTGCAGGAGTATTTGCTTCTATTCAGTAACCTGCCTATGTACTACGTCTCCATCAGCTCAAGTAGTATCATGTTAGATGAAAACTTCACCGCAAAGGTCAACTACTGCTCTTTCAGTTTCTTCTCATTTACAGCATTCGGCTGACATCCAGAACTGACTTTGCATACTACTCGTTCGGCtatatgtcaaaattttcttgtaatgCAACAGATCAACTAAACCCTGATTCTTcggttttgttttcttattacaGCTCTCTGACGTTGGCTTCTTCAATTCCGTCAGAAATTATGCTACAATGCCTCACTCCTCGTGTCCAGAAGGTAACAACATCATTCTATCTACTACATGGCTTACGAGAAGCAACATGTCAGTTGTAACTTATTCTTCCATTTTCCTTTGCAGACTGTTCGACTCAGGACTGCAGCAACATAATATTTCAGCTCGGTGTGCTAATTCTGGAGCTAGTAACAGGCCAATCACCAGAGGAGGGGGATGTTGATTTAATCCAGTGGATTCAAGAATCTAGCATCAGCAGCTCCATTCATAGAATGATAGATCCCGATCTTGGGGGCAGCTATGATTCTAAAGAGCTCAAAAAGCTTCTTGCTGTAGCAAGGTTATGTATTAAAACTAAAGATAAGCCAACAATTTCAATTCCTCAAATATCCCGCTATCTCCAGAACGAGGTAGATATTCCATGTTATAAGTACTCCAGAGTCTCttttatttgaagtttttgctttcttttacACGGAAATAAGGCAAGGTTAttaaatcttcaaaaattatCAGTACTCGcattgtttgaaattaaatcgTCATATATAAAGCTCTACCATAAATTGTGCAGTTTAAAAGAAGGCATTTcattgctttaaaaaaatctagtaAACAAAAAACACTGCAAACATCAAAGCGTCCACAGCTTTGAGCATCAGACACATGTGCTATTCAAATTATCTTTCCTTAGTAAATAGGTACTGAAATTTAGCTTCATTTTAGTAAGCGTACAACAACTTAAACCACTTTCAATGATTGTTCTTCGCCATCATCACTGTTGGGCACACTGCACTCTCTGGGCACCACCAGGCATATCTTCGTCCTCCTCATATGCCTCTTGAGCATGAGCCTGCTTCCTCCGCATCTCCTCCTCAATGTTGACATCATGCAATGTAGTCTCTTCACATTCATCTAGCTCCATGTCAGTCATCCCAGACAATGGCCTCGATGGGAGGATGGCCTCTAGGGCCTTAACCTGATCTGGGGTCAGAGAATCAGGGAATTCAACTGTGAAGTGAATGTACAGTTTCCCCTTCATGAACGGCCTCTGGTACAAGGGCATACCCTCCTCATTGATAGCCTTGTATGAATCTGCAAAAGAGAATTACATATCAATCATTCGAACAATAATCAACAGAAAACATTAATCTTTCCCGAATGACCAGAACTCAGAGACTACTAATACTAACCAGGCTTAACAACTTCCCCAGGATTCGATTTAATCAGAAGTTGCCTCCCATCCAGATGAGTCAGTGCAAACTGGAAACCGCAGAGGGCCTCAGTTAGCGACAAAGTATGCTCATAAAAGAGATCTTCTCCCTTTCTCTTGAACTTTGGATGTTCCTTCTGCTGAAGTACAAATACTATGTCTCCAGTGACTGTATCCGGCTGCAGAgcacaaacaaaacaaacaaacaaacaaaacgaAACCATCAGCACAGGTTAGAAAAGCCAGCATGAACAAAAACAAAGTGAACAAACCAAAACAGAAACATACCGCTTCATCTGCTTCACCAGGGAAGGTAATCTTCTGCCCATTTTGCATGCCCTTCTCAACAATGACCTCAAGCACCTTTTTCTCCTGAACAACCTTCTCTCCCTTGCACTGAGGGCAGCGATCTTTATCGTTGATGGTCTCACCGGTACCCTTGCATTCATTGCAAGGATGCTGCATCTGCTGAATCATAGAGGGTCCTAGGTGCCTTATCGAGACCTTCATACCAGTACCTTGGCAACCAGAACACTTCATCGAAGCGCCAGATTTTGACCCTTTGCTGTTATAATAAACCAATAATTCCCATGTTAGAAACCATTAACAATATTTGCACAAAACAAGTCCAATACGATAAGAACCCAACAAATAACACTCACCCACTGCACTTCGAGCATATCACATTCCGCGAAAGTGAGAGCTTCTTCGAGGTACCCAGATAAAGATCCTCCAAGGACACCTTCAAAGGATGAACCACGTCCTCGCCCCGCCTCTGTCTCCGTCCCCTGCTGCTACCACCTGCTCGCAATCAAGACGAtcattcaatttcaatcaACATCAACACCGTAATCCCAAATCCAATATGCAAACTAATAATCTAATTGCTTAGATATTCATTCCTTTACCTCCGAATGGGCTGCCGCCAAAGAAAGACGAAAAGATATCAAACGGGTCATGGGCGCCAGCGCCACCACCCATTCCTTCCTTGAGTGCATCCTCACCGTACTGATCATATATCTCACGCTTCTCAGGATCACTCAGAACCTCGTAAGCCTGAGCCAACTCTTTAAACTACAAcaacacaaacacacaaaatCCATTCAACGTCACAAGAGGTCCGGGATTCGAACCACGCTCACATCCCACATTCAAAACGTACAAACATACTTGACCCAAAAAGCCATCAtttattacaacaaaaataatgaagaaagtTTAGCTAGTTACCTTCTCAGGATCGCCGCCCTTGTCGGGATGATTCTTGATGGCAGCTTTTTTATAAGCCTTCTTCAAGTCCTCAGCGGAAGCGTTCTTGGACACCCCCAGGATCTCATAGTACCTCGTATTATTGCTCTTCTTCGGTGCTCTTCCAAACATCTTGTTTTGAGTTTCTTAACAGGAATCCACAGAAACGAAACAGACccagaaaattatttttctcgcGGAGAACGCTACAGGAGAGCCCCCAAAAGCCAAGGAATATAACCTGGTTCACAAGTTGAAGCAATTGTTGAGTTGGGGGTGTATTTATACGAGTATTAATAACGATGgacggttgagattttttcCTAGTCGGCTGTGAATGTGAGCTTTGTTAAGAAGGGTCTAGAATTCCCTCTCTCCTTCGGACACCCaataataaatggaaaaaaaaaaggtgataaataaatatctacGTTTGGGGTTCGTTGGATGATAAATTTGACGGTGGAGATTTTGTTCTAGAGTCTTCTCTCGATGCCCCTCTTTTACGTCAAAAATACGGTTTGTCTTTTGAAAGAGGAAATGGGGGTAGAAATATCCAAATACGAACAGAATTTGGCAATGCTTTCCGaatttttatacatatttgATTGACTTTAAAAGACCATAATCTCATCCaaatatagtaaaaattaattgaaattaatctCATGGAAACAAAACActtgattattttaaataatttgtttagattataatttcttgaaatgcaaaatttattataaatatgaaGGTAACCCAATTAGTAGAATGAAGACACGTCCGTAACATACCACTAAGTGCTTAAAGACGTTCAATTAAAGTATACACGGCTAAAGACCAAGCCATGAATTCACCgtaaaatatagttatttttcctttttttttttggaatgaTTACGATTTACAGATATTTAAACTGAAATATAATACGagtatgaatttatattttaatctaaaGTTTTAtcataacttaaaatatattataacttaaaattttacataatattgaATAGCACCACaactataatatttataattttcaacgACTTTTCATGTTTTTAAAACGTCATTTCTTTAGCCTATTTTATGATTGTGAGTTATTAGGGGTGGATAAtacattttgtaaaatcaaaataaccaAATAGATTTTATGTTCAGGTACAGGGCATGTTGAAAATTAGCTGGGGGATTTTCCTAGTTCCAAAACTCCTATGAAAtacttttacaaaatttaaagaaaataagattcttttggaaattaaactttgaattttgaaatttatcaaaagtcAGGCGGGCCAATTCTCCCATGTTGGAAATAGGGTTGGCAATTTAAGGATATGGGCCGGGCTTTGCCAAGCCCAGGATCAGGCCCATATCTTGTTTTAAAAGTACAGGCCCTCTCAAAGCCCATCCAAATTGGGCGGGCTTTGGGCGGGTCGGGCCTTGACGGGCCTGGGTTTTTacgaatttttaaatttttttaataaaaatataattttttaaagcataATTATCCAATACATAATACTACAATAGGCTAAAAACTTAAACATAATTCTCTAATACATGATTAGCtaacacaaaatataaaaatactaacATCACAAGTACCATACACAACATACAAATCAAGTAATCAAccactaaaataaaaacaaaaaaacaaatccaATATTTGCGGGCCATCTTCGTCCTCATCCTTCAATTCCTCGCCagcaaaaatttcttcttcaggAACTCCACCTGATAAAAAAagtgttaaaataaataataaaacaaaataattagtaattaattttgtaaaaaaatatttttatacctCTACTGCTAGTAGCCCATAACCAATGCTGAGAGCACATGATAGCTTCCAACGTGTCTGGATGTAGTCTACTTCGATGTGGACTCAATGTTCTACCTCCCGTACTAAAAGCCGACTCCGAGGCAACAGTTGTCACATGTATGGCTAGCAAATCCTTGGCCATCTCCGCCAAATATAGGATATTTACCTTTGTTCATCTTCCACCATTGTAAAACATCAAAATCCGGAGTTCGTTTGACTAAAGGATCCTCCAAATACCTATCTAAGTCAGACTTCGAACTAATAGGTTGACTATTTTGGGTTGCATATGCATCAAAATCACCCATATCATctatattatcaaaatcaatatgagATTGGTCGAAAGGAACAACAAGTACGGTAGAAGACTCACCAACAACACAATATCTCGTAGTTGCGGATTTGGCCTCATAATAATTCATCATTTCATCACAAAGCTCCCGCACTCTCTTAAGTTGATTTTCAAGGTCGACTACATAAATCTTcggataataataattaatcaacatCATCTTGTATCTCGGATCAAGAATAACAGCCATGACCAATACCCCACTAATCTCATCCCaatacttcaaaaattttcC
This window of the Citrus sinensis cultivar Valencia sweet orange chromosome 8, DVS_A1.0, whole genome shotgun sequence genome carries:
- the LOC102627019 gene encoding probable receptor-like protein kinase At1g49730 gives rise to the protein MDRLIRKFRRLLLSWLHRSRSGPKCFIRRFSYKDIKMATDGFHRIVYTNSHGAAYKARFQDGEVALVKEIQALNLEKDAFYREIQLLGRLHHRHLLALQGFSTGRKRLLVFDNIENGSLKEHLNDPLKTPLDWKTRLQIAIGVAAALEYLLLFSNLPMYYVSISSSSIMLDENFTAKLSDVGFFNSVRNYATMPHSSCPEDCSTQDCSNIIFQLGVLILELVTGQSPEEGDVDLIQWIQESSISSSIHRMIDPDLGGSYDSKELKKLLAVARLCIKTKDKPTISIPQISRYLQNEVDIPCYKYSRVSFI
- the LOC102627308 gene encoding dnaJ protein homolog ANJ1, producing MFGRAPKKSNNTRYYEILGVSKNASAEDLKKAYKKAAIKNHPDKGGDPEKFKELAQAYEVLSDPEKREIYDQYGEDALKEGMGGGAGAHDPFDIFSSFFGGSPFGGGSSRGRRQRRGEDVVHPLKVSLEDLYLGTSKKLSLSRNVICSKCSGKGSKSGASMKCSGCQGTGMKVSIRHLGPSMIQQMQHPCNECKGTGETINDKDRCPQCKGEKVVQEKKVLEVIVEKGMQNGQKITFPGEADEAPDTVTGDIVFVLQQKEHPKFKRKGEDLFYEHTLSLTEALCGFQFALTHLDGRQLLIKSNPGEVVKPDSYKAINEEGMPLYQRPFMKGKLYIHFTVEFPDSLTPDQVKALEAILPSRPLSGMTDMELDECEETTLHDVNIEEEMRRKQAHAQEAYEEDEDMPGGAQRVQCAQQ